AGTCATTGCAACGGGCACGCCGGTATGCAGCGGAAGACGCGCTAGACATCGACCTCGTTTCTGTGCAGGACCCTAATGAACGGCGCGAAGTGTCGTCAGATTGGATTCTGGCGGCTGGGCTCGATAGGTCGATCCTCGACTTTGGGGACTTCGATGCGCCACCACTGCCACTGCTTGGCGACATAATCGGACGCCTGCTCGCGACTTCTAATGCGCAGGTATTGGTGTATTCCAACGCGGACATTATCGCGACTCCAGGCTTCTACTCGGTAATCGCTGCGTGCGTTCGCCGAGGGTGGCGCTCATTCGAGGTGCGGCGGCGCACTGTAGATCAGGAAGTGCTAAGGGATTGCACGGACATCGGTGACGCGTTGGCCGTGTGCGGCGCAGAGATCGGGGCGCCGCACACCGGGGCTGACTGCTTTGTGTTTCACCGTGAGGACGCACGCAAGTTTGTGTGGCGCCCGGTTTGCATCGGAATGCCGCCAGTCGCGAGAGCGATGCTGATTAACATGCTCGCGGCAGCTGGAGAGGTCCGGACACTCGACGCACATGTGACCTATCACGTGGAGAATTCGCAGCGGTGGACCCACAGGCGTTTTCGCAGGCTAACCGATTTCAACTTCGCCCAGGCGCGAGCGATCAGGGATGAACTTCTACGGCGTTATGGCCGCCTGCCGCGGCAGATTGATCGAAAATGCTACGCATTAGAGCCTGATTGGGGGCGATCTGCTGACTGACTTAGGCCGGCTTTGCTCTGCTACTGCGAAGATCGCGGCTTCACACGTGACATCAACGCTATACGCCCGGCGAAATAGAGCGTATACCACGCCGCATCCGCGAGTCGCGTTCAGCTATCTGTCCTCGGCTTGAAAGCCGAGGCCCAAGGTCTCGGCCCAGGCAAGCAGGACATGCCCGCGATTGCGTCCAGGAAAGTGTAGCACGCCAGGACTCGCACCGCTTCGTCGTGCGATCGGCGTCTGATTCCGCAGAGCGAAGTCGCGGTTGGGGGGCGTCCTCCAGGAGCCGCACGTGACGTTAGCGAAGCAGCGCATATTCGAGTCGACCACAATCGGTTCGCGAAGTGCAGCGATGTTCGGATCGGTGTAGCAGGCCTGCCATAGGAACTGGTCGTCTCGCATGAAGCGACGGTAGGGTTTCCATGCACGATCGCACCTCACCCCAGATTGCATAATAGAGTCGGAGAATGCAGCCATCGAACTGAAGAGCTTGCAAAGCGATTCCCGGCACCCCATCCACATGCCGGCATTAATTGACCGTCGCCCAGTCCACCTAGCAGGAAATCGATTCTTCCACTCGGGCCTCCCACACGGGTAGAATGTGCTCTCGGCCCCAACCAGTACGTCACAGTTGAGATCGCGGAAAGCATCGCAGACTGCCCCGAGCGGTCGGCAGAAGAAAGAGTCGCCCCCATCGACGTACAGTACGTAGCGGATTGGAGCATGGAGGTCTTCTATCCACCGTCGCATCCTGACGACTTTGCTGACATAGTGGGACTGGTACTCCTCTCCAACGCCCTTGATATGCAAGTCGGCGCCGAATCGCCGAGCAGACCGTAGCAAGGGGCCAAGCCGTGACTCTAGCTCTTCGTGCGGATACGATCCGATCGTCAGAACCGCCGTGTTGCTGGGTGTGGCGGGCTCAATGGCGACTGGCTTAGCGGATGGCATTCTAATGTGATGGAGTGGGGCATCCCGGCGAGCTGGGCCAAATCTCCGACTGGCAACTGATGGCCTTTCCGTGGTCAAGCTGTCGAATGTCGTACTAGTGACTGATAGTCGTCGCTCGTCGATCTTCCTGAGTCAAATGGCGGACTAGTCAATCGGCGTATACAGTGCTCCAATTCTTTCGACGAAATTTTGGTCGGGAACGGGCCTCGTAATTCGTCCAAGGATATGGTCACGCGACCAGGTGTTTCCGCCGTGGTATACCCGAACGTAGAGCGATGGTTCGTTCTCTACAATGTTGACCGGTTTGCCACGCAGGGCCAGAGTGTCTTCGTCGCGGGCCCTGGCCGGGTAATGCAGGGACCTCGGTTCGCATAGCACCGTGCCGGCGATTCCTTTGGGGTCACGCTTGAGATCGAGGCCATCGATCACCCCGGCTTCGCCGGTTACTGCGTCGAGACAATACTGCCGCCGCAGGATCGTCATTTCTCCGGGCGAGTGTTTGCTCACTTGCCACGCCATGCGGTGCGGGTGATGCCAATCATCGTCGTCCCACTGCAGGACGAATTCTCCTCGCGCCAACTGAACCGACAGGTTCCTCAGCTCGCCCAGGGTAGCGTCGCTTCGAGGGAGCGCAGTTTCGTGCACGCCGCTCGCTTGCGTGGTGAACCACGGGGCATCCGGCGCCGTGTTGACGATGATCAGCTCGCGATCGGAATGTGTCTGTCGTTGGAAGCAGCGAACGGCTATCTCTGCAAGACTTCGCCGGTGAGACGACTTTCCGGTTATCATGAGTGCGGAGACTTTCGGCATAACACAGTCCAGCAGTGTATGGCATTTAGAGGGGTCGCTGAACTCCTGGACGGTTAGCTCTCGGCCCGAAGTTCGATCTCGCCTGGATTGACGCTGGCGAGGTTCTGGAAGAACTCGCACCGAGTATCACGAGGGACGCCGAGTTCTAGGCATGCTACCCGCACCGAGCCTTGATCGGAGTGTCGTCGTTCAGGGAGCAACTCTCGAGAAAGTCGGAGGATCTCAATCAACTTCTCTCGGCGGCCGATGACCCCCCCCGAGTTGCCGTAGGGGTAGCTCCCTTTCGCCAACGCCTGCTCTTCTGAAGCCACATCATCTAACCTGGGGTGATTGACGCGCTCGCCCGACAAGAGGGCGTCGACCTCGAAATGCAGAAAACGCCTGAGCATCACCTCCGCCGAGGCGAGCACCACGGCGTCCCACGAGTCGCTCAGCAGCAGGAATGAGGCACGCGACCGGCGGCAATGGTCTAGGTAGATCGAAAGCTTAAGTCGGTTGTGCCATAGTTCATGGGGATGCTGATAGACGACAGCGCGGCTCCCAACCATGGCGAGCGACAGCTCCAAGGGGCTGCTTTTCTTGTAGGTCTTGCAGGTGACGACCTCCAGTTCCTGTTTTGCGGCAGTTGTCGCCGCCGTGCGTCCTTCGATCGACGCTAGCAATGCATCAAAGAGGCCTCTGCCGGACCGCTGATCGCCCCCGGGGCGTTGATCCTTGCACCGCATCCCGCTGCAATGAATGTGCACGGGCGTGGTTTCGTGGGATCGGTTGAGGACCGAAATCCTAAGGTCGGAGGACGGCATGGCAGATGGAGTTGCTTAGTCGCGGACCGGCGTCGTAGTAGAGATGGGCGAGGTCTTGCTCGAGGATGCAGGCGGATGCGACTCTTGGCGTATCTTGCAGGGGAGCTTCGTAAAACACCCGCTCATCACCGGATGCTAGAGTCAACGGGTCAAACTCACGGCAGACCAAGTTCGCCGTGAATCGTCCGGGTACGTGACCGGGTAGGTCATGGTGGTAGATTAGCAAGCCACGCCAAAGCCAGCCACCACAGTAGTGCCCCCTTTGCGATCGTAGTACCCGGCCGGCCTCCTGGAAGTTCACAGCATCGGTCGAATGCGCCGCGTGCAGATGGTGGATGCCATTGGTGTCCCTACGCATGTAGATCATGAGAAAGCCGTCCAGCGATCTGAACACACGCGCGTAGGACACGGTCGCGGGCTTCGTGTCTTGGAGCGAAACCCCGCCATACTCAAAGTGAATCCCGTCGTCGCTCGCCGCCCAGTGCGTCACCCAGTTCGGGCCGTGAAACCAGAGAATGAGTCGGCCCAGTTCGCGGACCCAAAGTGCGTGGGGGGAGGCTACGTGATCGACACTGAGGCGGCCCGGCCAGACCCGCCGAATGACGGGCTCAGTTCGGGGGCGCCACGGCCCCGCCGGGTCGTCAGCGACCGCGAGATAGATGCCGCCAGGAGGGTCATGAGGTCCGAAGTAGCAGTAGTACTTGCCCCTCGCGTTGTGCAGGGCGTCCGTGGCCACCACCGACGGAAACATCGCATCGTGGTGAGGGTAGTTGGGAGCGACCTTCCGGATCTGAGCGGGGTCCAGGATCGGGCCCGTACGGACGAACTGGGGCCCGTGGTGCATTGCGTCTAGCGTTTCTGACTGGAGAACCGACTGGCCCAACTTCGAAAGAACGACTATTTCAGCCTCGTCGACTGCGTTCTGTCCGTGTGACGATGCTAGGCACTGACGGGCGACTTGCTATGCGCCGTTTGCAGCGTCCATGCGATTGCTGCCTGCAAGTGGTCAGCCCCTCAACACCTGTCGATGCTCTAGTTGGCGGTAGGACCGGCCAATCGCGATGCGATCGGCTCCACCGAAAGTTGCAACGCTAAGCAAGGCGGGCGTTCGGACCGCAGCGAGAAGCCTCTTTCGATGGCGAGTGTCCCGCACAGCCAAGTATACCGCACGCTCGCGGAAAGATACAACTTCTTCGAGACTCTTACCGCGCACGTCGAGCGGCAGTGAGGAGATGCCGTTGGATGCCGGACAACAAACGCTGCGGCGTAGTTCGACAACGACTTAGTGAAGCCCAGTGGGAATCCACGCGGCCGAGGCCATCTGCAACTCCAATCGCGCGACACCTCGCCTCCGCGCCAGTAGGGTCCATGGATATTCCAAGAGGAAGAGCTGAGAACTTGCTTGACGGATCTCCGCAGTCCGCTACGATAAGCCCAGTTGCTTATCTACAGTGACACAGCGGCGGACGCCGGCACTGGCGTCGCGCGGCATCAATTCTGGACCTCTGGCACAACGACGCCAATCGCGTTGCGACGGACTGCATGGCTCTGGGGTCCTTTCTGGCTCCCAGTGGTGGCGATCGGGAAGCACGGTCAGCTAGGAGGCGCCATGTGTGCAGCTACGCGTTCGATTGCCGACGGCGACCACGCTCGAAAAGACGGTATGGTCAAACTCACTCGGGCCAACGCGGCAAAGCATGCGGATGCTTTCCTAGATCGGTGCCCGGAGTGGCCCGATCAATGTGAAGGTCGTGGGATTGTAACCTGCGGTGGTGGAATCAAGTACGGCGGGTGTGTCTGGGTCCTCTGTCGCCTTCTCAGACACCTTGGCTGTGAACTGCCGATTGAGGTCTGGTGCCTCAATAGTGATGAGTTTGATCCGGAGTGGATCGAGCTCCTCCGCCCGCTGGGTGTGACTTGCCGGAATGCGGAAGATGTGCTGCCGGAGCATCCGCACCCACGGCTGGGGGGTTGGGAGCTCAAACCTTACGCGATTAAGCACAGCCGATTTAGGGAGGTGTTGTTCCTTGACGCGGACAACGTCCCGGTGCGTGACCCTAGCGATCTTTTCGACACCGCGGAGTATGAGCGGTCGGGGACGTTGTTTTGGCCGGACCCGAAGCATTTTCATACCCCGCCGTCCAGCCCGTTGTGGAGTGTGTTCGGCGCCAGCTACCGCGACAGCCCTGATCAGGAAAGTGGGCAGTTGCTAATCGACAAGATGCGATGCTGGCGAGCGCTCTGCCTTTGCAACTGGTACAACGAGCACTCCGACTTCTACTACACGCAGGTCTACGGCGACAAGGAGACGTTCCGGTTTGCATGGCAGCGTCTTGATCAGCCGATCAGCTGGCCAGCCAACTACGCCTCAAGTCGACTCCTCTTCACGCTTGAGCAGCACGACTTCTGCGGCGAGGTCTTGTTTCAGCACCGTTTCTACCGCAAGTGGTCGCTGTACGGGAGAAACACCCACATCCCCGGGTTCGTGCACGAAGAGCTCTGCCTCGGCTTCTTGGATGAGCTGCGGCTTGCCTGGTGTCCGCAGAGCCATCTAATGCGCAGGGTTCGCGAAGATGACCGAGAGTTCATGGCGGATCTGGCTGGCAAGAGGTTCCTGTACGACCGCCCTGGCCAGAACCGCTGGCCGATGCGACTGGGACCAACGGGACAGGTCGAGGAAGGGTTTGGCCCAAACGAACACTTTTGGTGGATCGAGGAAGGCAGTCTGGTGCTCGTGGGGGCGGATGGCCGCCGGAAGAGTCGGTTGTCGTGCTCGCCCGACGGGGTTTGGCGTGGGAGGGGGCTTACCCGCCGCCGGACGGAGGTGCGGCTGAGTCCGTTAACGAGATAGCAGGCGTTAACCCGCTGACGATGATCCGCCACCTATCATTCCTTTTTATTCAGGAGTTTAGTAGTCATGACGACGCAGGCGAGGCCGGAAGACGAGCCGACGTGCACGGAGTGCGATTGCGGCACGAACGCAGGTTGCGGGGGTGATTCTTGCCCGGTCGACTTCGCGAAGCTTGCTGCGGAGACGAGCGGTAGCTTCTTGTCGACGCCGCGGGAGGGGAACTTCCGTCTTACGTGGTACAACCTTTGGAACAACGGTGGCGTTCCGGCGGACTTCTACGGCGGCGTGGGCGCGAACTGGTCGCTGGACACGTTCGCGTACCTGACGACGAACCCGGACGACGAGCTGGTGTTCATCTGGTCGCCTGGGCGGCGTGGCAAGTCGGTGCGTTTCGATACCGCCCCAGCCTTTCTGTAAAAGCCACAGATCGAGTTTGGCGGGCAGGCTTGGTTAGAACGTGACGTACCGCTTTCCGGTCTCCCACTGTTCGCTTTGTTCCATCAAGACGGCGGTGACCAATCGTAGCAGGGAGGCCTCGTTGGGGAACAGCGTGGCGACGCGGGTGCGGCGTTTGAGCTCGCGGTTGAGCCGTTCGAGCAGGTTGGTGGTCCGCAGGCGTTTGCGGTGGGTCGCCGGCAGGCGGAACACGGTGAGTC
This genomic interval from Posidoniimonas corsicana contains the following:
- a CDS encoding glycosyltransferase domain-containing protein, translating into MPSAKPVAIEPATPSNTAVLTIGSYPHEELESRLGPLLRSARRFGADLHIKGVGEEYQSHYVSKVVRMRRWIEDLHAPIRYVLYVDGGDSFFCRPLGAVCDAFRDLNCDVLVGAESTFYPCGRPEWKNRFPARWTGRRSINAGMWMGCRESLCKLFSSMAAFSDSIMQSGVRCDRAWKPYRRFMRDDQFLWQACYTDPNIAALREPIVVDSNMRCFANVTCGSWRTPPNRDFALRNQTPIARRSGASPGVLHFPGRNRGHVLLAWAETLGLGFQAEDR
- a CDS encoding glycosyltransferase family A protein, with translation MPKVSALMITGKSSHRRSLAEIAVRCFQRQTHSDRELIIVNTAPDAPWFTTQASGVHETALPRSDATLGELRNLSVQLARGEFVLQWDDDDWHHPHRMAWQVSKHSPGEMTILRRQYCLDAVTGEAGVIDGLDLKRDPKGIAGTVLCEPRSLHYPARARDEDTLALRGKPVNIVENEPSLYVRVYHGGNTWSRDHILGRITRPVPDQNFVERIGALYTPID
- a CDS encoding glycosyltransferase domain-containing protein, whose protein sequence is MPSSDLRISVLNRSHETTPVHIHCSGMRCKDQRPGGDQRSGRGLFDALLASIEGRTAATTAAKQELEVVTCKTYKKSSPLELSLAMVGSRAVVYQHPHELWHNRLKLSIYLDHCRRSRASFLLLSDSWDAVVLASAEVMLRRFLHFEVDALLSGERVNHPRLDDVASEEQALAKGSYPYGNSGGVIGRREKLIEILRLSRELLPERRHSDQGSVRVACLELGVPRDTRCEFFQNLASVNPGEIELRAES